The genomic window CTGGTGAAATCGTGACCACTTTTAccatataaacaataatataagacgaaatattatattagccCATCAATTACCGTTAAGCAGAATGAAGTATTTGTTTCAAAAGGGTGTATCCTCGAACAGTCGAACCACGCACGGCACATAGGCCccagtttttttatagaatagggggcCAACCttttgttaagtgataccgcccatggacactctcaatggaAGAGGActcgcgaatgcgttgccggccttttaagaataggcaCGCTCGATTTGAACGACCCTACgttgaattggttcagaaatactttagtgggcagctggttccatatagtggtggtgcgtggcaaaatATATGGAcgttgaggtgatacgggtggaatttcgtaatCTGATGATGTGAAAAAAGTGTCTGATGACGTCATTGCAGTAATTGTACCTGTTTATACTGGTAACTCAGAGAGTACATATAAAGTTagtaaatctaaatttaaaactaaatgtatgCGGCTTTTTACACACATTAGTTTCCAggatttaatagaaaaaggCAAAGGCTGGGTTGACGTAGGCTTAAAACCATTATTGTTatcatcattattattattagggaaattttaattttatatttttaatttcctgGACTACATATTTTACATGGATTGAAGttaaatttgtgttataattaattcCATTAATAGTAACCACAGTAACAAAGTACCTTTTGCTGATCGCACTCTAATCAATAAAAGTTCTCAACGTCCCGTTGCACAACAATTACTTACGATAGTTAACTTATGAGAGGGGGGGGTTTGGGTCTATGCTTCTACGGTTCCCAGTACGACATGCTTGCATGGTAGCATAGGTGCAAACCCACCCTACCACATCCTTCTGATGGGTAGGGAGGCGTGGCTTTTGGGGGTAGCGCAAGTCGCTATGATCCCCTCAAAGCAAGTTTGGTGGACTAGCCTTCTCGAGGTTGCCGACCCTGTTCTTGGTCTAATACCCTATGTATTAGACGTAACTAAAACCGCCAAGCGAACTATTGCAGGGATGGAGAGGTCATGTCCTTGCGAGTTCATCGTCCAAACAGGAAGGACGGTGGACAGTAAATGACCTCCCGCGTGTTTGTGCCGTGCGCGGGGACCCGTACGGGAGGATGAAGGAATCCTGGGGGTTGAGTGGAGTAGTGCGCCGGAACAGTTGTGCGCTGCACACAACACACCTCTTTGGTCTGGATTTCTCCTCACACGGGAGGCCGGGGTTTAGCTAACCACGGTCAACCGGCTGTGGCATCCCATAAGCGGGCTGCCGAGCGAGAGTCGGGATGTGGGGGGGGGGCCGTCGGCGCGGTACGGGACTCGGGGTGAGTTGCGTCATAGTCTCGTGGCGTGAACAGCTCCGTACTTCCTTGCTGCGTGCAGATGCGTCTGCCTCCCTACGTGCCGGCTCTATACCGGAGGAGTAGCTCTGACGTCGCTTGCTGAGCAAGGGACGTCCCCGACGTGAGGGCTCCGTGGCGGGTGGAGAGCTCCAAAGGTGAATTCAAACCATATCACCTCATGGATAAAGAGGCAAAAAAACTTAACAGAACAAACACTAACACCAACAAACCCAGGGTTGCGTCTTTGGACGTGTCGCGGTGCAAGTCACCAGTGGCGCGATACTCTGATGCCCCTGTCACACACATGGACCCCAAAGGAGAGGGCAGCGGCTGGGGTTGCACCAATCCGGGCTGCACTCCGGCCCGTACCCAATCCGATGGAATCCCTTATACAACCGCACAAGGATGTGACCACTGCTGCGGCCAGGTTGGCTGCGTCGGTCGAGCCAAAGATGGCAACCCCGGACGATGATACAGCACTGTCTGCGTCTGAAGGGGGGGCTTCCGCGGCAAGAGCGATGCGGCAGACCGAGGCTGCGACGGTGGGCACGTCCAGTGCAATAACCACGACCATGGATATGTCGGCCCTGAAGACCGCAATTCAGGAGCCGACTTTCAAAATGGTCGTAAGCAACTCCAAAAGGCGACGGCACAGGAGAGCCATAAGGGCGCCGGAACAGCAGAAGCTGGTCACCGGCGCTCCGAGGCCTCCTGTGAAACCTGGAACTGCCCCCGCTGTAACCACAGTTGAGAGAGGCGGGAAAAGGACACCGAAGCCTAAAAGATCCACTGCTGCGCCCGTGCCTAGCTGCTCTGGGTGCGGCAAGGGATTTAAGAGTTCCAAAACCAACCAAGCCACGAAGGGCCAGAAGCGCGACCGGCCAGAGGAAACCGTAACACCGACTGGGGAAAGTAAAAGGGTCAAACCCAACAAACCTCAGACGGTGGCAGGGACCTCGGCCAGTTACGCGGAAGCGGCAGCGTCATACAAAACTAACGAGCTTTGTGTTGCCGTGATGACTGAGCCCTTCGTGGATATGACACAAGAACAGGCGGATAACATCCGCCTACAAATCGAGGGTAAAATTCAAGACGAGCTCCTGGCGGATCTTGATGCTACCCTAACTACCGAGCCCAACGACATCAGGTTCCGGGGTAAGGCCCATTTCTCGGATGGTGTCCTCAAAACTTGGTGCGAGGACACTTACACTCTGGGTTGGCTGACCGGGACTTGTGATGTCATCACAAATCCAGTACCTGACACCAGGCTGGTGGTTCGGCCTCAATCGGCGATTCCGAATAGGATTCCGTGTCTGCTACATGTACCAGACTACAGTGGCAACACGGAAACACTGAGGAAACTGATCACGAGGCAAAACCGCCACCTCAACATCAGATCATGGACCCTGACACACGAACGAAGAACTCAGGACCCGACAGGCGTGTCCCTCTTCTTTCGTGTGCCAGAGTTTGAGATCCCTAAAATCAAAGAGCGTAATCGGCGTTTATACTACCTGATGGGGAACATCTATATCCGCATCCTGGATAGAGATGAACCCTCGCAGGTGGCCAACGCCCCACCAACAACTACCAGCACATCGGGGGTGGCGTCGTCGGGGTCGGGGCCGTCCACGTCTCTGACGGGGGCGGCTTCGGTCACCGGGACACACGCCCCTATGGAGGTAGCTACACATCCACCGTCACCGGTGCAACTAACTTCGGATGATGAGTTGTTTCAGGAGACCGGGGGGAGTGAATTCAGCGACAGCTGTCTGCGCTCCTCCCCATCGCCGAACTGACCTCATCCAGGCTAACCTCCAGCACAGTCAGACAGCGTCGGCTTCCCTACGCAGACTGCTGGAGACCAATCCGAAGACCATCGCCGCGATCCAAGAGCCGTGGATCAGGAATGGCAAGATATGTGGCCTGGGCAGCACCGGTGGTAAACTTTTACTGGATACCTCCGTAAGTAACCCTAGAACTTGCATAATCTTGCCTAAACATGTACCAGCATTTCTAATAAACGAACTCTGTTCAAGGAACCTTACAGCTATTAGGTTACACAGAAACAATCAACCAGACGTCGTCCTGGCGTCCGCCTACTTACCAGGTGACGAGGACGTGCCCACTCCAGAACTCGGCCTTCTGGCTGACTACTGTGAGAGGGAGAAACTGGAGCTAATCATCGCGGCGGACTCCAATGCGCACCACACGTTATGGGGTAACGCTAGTACCAACACTCGAGGTGAGGACatgcttaattttatacttagcAATAACCTTATCTTGGCAAACAATGGCTCAAAACCAACTTTTATCAACGCGCGTTCGCAAACTATTATTGATTTAACAATGGTAACTGCTGGTCTGTCAGATCACATACAGGACTGGCACGTATCCAACGAGTTATCATGCTCTGATCATAGGTGGATCCGCTTTGCAATCAAAGGGGAGCTACCTAAACCTCAACCTAGACGTATACCACGGAGAACCGATTTGGTAAAATTTCATAGACTTATCAGCTCCGAGGTAGACAAACTATCGATACCAACCACCATAAACATACAAGACATAGACAAACATGTAAACAACCTAACGTCCCTACTCCTGACAAGCTATGAACGGTCGTGTCCCCTTACCATACCAAGATGGGGAGGGAGACATAACTGGTGGTGCCCCGAACTGGAGAGACACCGACGGAAGGTCAGGAAGCTGTTCAATAGAGCAGTGAACACACGGTTACCCACCGACTGGGACAAGTACACGGTCGCGAGAAGGCGATTCAAAAAACTTTTACGTACTCGGAAGCTGGAGTGTTGGAGACACTTCTGCACCAGTATTGAAACCAACAACCAGGCAACCAGGGTGAAATCATGCCTCTCCAGAGAGCCCAATCACTCGATCGGTTGTCTTAAAAAACCTGACAATTCATTTACAAAAACTGATTCAGAAACATGTGAACTACTACTGGCAACACACTTTCCGGGTTGCACAATTGCCAACGAACAGGCTTGGCAACCATACTCAGAGAGAGCCACCGACAGCTCAGACTGGCAAGTAGCTCACAAAATAATCACTAATGAAAAAGTAACGTGGGCAATCAACTCCTTCCTTCCATTCAAAGCGGCTGGTTTGGACGGCATCTTCCCAGGCCTACTAAGATGGAGTGGGAACTTAATAGTAGACTATCTTGTCTCTGTCTTCCGAGCCTGTATAGCCCACCGATACATACCCTTGAAATGGAGAgaagtaaaaatcatattcatcCCAAAACCAGGTAAAGAGGACTATACCCAAGCGAAGTCCTTCAGGCCTATTAGCCTTacttcatttttcttaaaaacgaTGGAGAGGCTAGGAGACCTGGAGATA from Pieris napi chromosome 12, ilPieNapi1.2, whole genome shotgun sequence includes these protein-coding regions:
- the LOC125054523 gene encoding uncharacterized protein LOC125054523, whose translation is MESLIQPHKDVTTAAARLAASVEPKMATPDDDTALSASEGGASAARAMRQTEAATVGTSSAITTTMDMSALKTAIQEPTFKMVVSNSKRRRHRRAIRAPEQQKLVTGAPRPPVKPGTAPAVTTVERGGKRTPKPKRSTAAPVPSCSGCGKGFKSSKTNQATKGQKRDRPEETVTPTGESKRVKPNKPQTVAGTSASYAEAAASYKTNELCVAVMTEPFVDMTQEQADNIRLQIEGKIQDELLADLDATLTTEPNDIRFRGKAHFSDGVLKTWCEDTYTLGWLTGTCDVITNPVPDTRLVVRPQSAIPNRIPCLLHVPDYSGNTETLRKLITRQNRHLNIRSWTLTHERRTQDPTGVSLFFRVPEFEIPKIKERNRRLYYLMGNIYIRILDRDEPSQVANAPPTTTSTSGVASSGSGPSTSLTGAASVTGTHAPMEVATHPPSPVQLTSDDELFQETGGSEFSDSCLRSSPSPN